The Festucalex cinctus isolate MCC-2025b chromosome 16, RoL_Fcin_1.0, whole genome shotgun sequence sequence CTAGGACTTTTAATGTATCCCTAATGGTTTTCAGTTGGACACACTGAAAGTGACTGCAGCTGCTGTGACACAATTCTTTATGGCATGCATTCGGTTGTCTAAATAAACATCTCTGTTacccaaaaaaatgtatctttttgtcCTCATACTTATGAAAGGCGTTAATATGCTATATGTTAATTACcttgtttgtatttgtattaaaaTTAGAACGTTTTAGTCAAGGAGCTCAACGCAAGATTTGCGATGCAATGTCGCCCTCGTGTGGCTACATGACACAAGTGCATCTCGTGTTTTTGAGAttcacaaatactgtacatccgtgattttcacgtttttcaaatccacaaacatttctcgattttcacgtgttttttagatccacaaacatatttgtaattttcactATCCACAGGTTCTTGATTTTCACGtctttttacattttgtgtATGCATTTTCCTTGACGGATTATGCTTGCGACTCGTCGAATGTGCGTTTGTGGATCGTCGCGCACGCGTTTATTTTTTAGACAAACGTCACGCTGTTTCGAGATACACAATTCCTCAGACATTCACATGTGCTGCCTTCATGcgaaattatggtaaataccaccAGTCGAGTTGAAAATTGCACGTGAACGCCCCCTCATGGCGTATTTTCCACTGGACAactggaaatttattttgacacCCGAGTTGAGAGAACTATTCAAGTTTCGACATGGCGGAGAGCGCAGAagtgaatggcaagaaatattaacacttataaGGGCGTTATCGTCCGCTAACAAgttgttttagaatctacaTAATTACGTAGCATACACAAGTCAATGCCCTGTCCGTTACAATTCATTATTTGCCGTAATTGTTTAGTTTTACGAGCAAAGAGTACGTCAGCTTCCGTGTATATTTTTGTTGCTACAACATCaaagcacatgaacagaactcggTCGTTCCCAAGTGGTAACGTCCATCTTCCCCATAGCACATGAAAGCAGATTAAGGCCCGTTCCTCCTCCATCCACGGGGAGgcggtgtttttattttacgcaATCGGGAAACAAAATGCAACCttagttttttcccccttgaGCTTTTTTGCCTTAGCACGAAAGACACTCTTCTTCTGTCTACGGTCACTTTAACTGAAGCGTCCACAAATCTGTGAGCGAGGCATCCAAGTTTCCCGCCGGAGCATTTATTTAACGGCCCAGTTCCTGACTCACCCACATTGTGGTGTCGTTTCCTGGTGGTGGCAGGCAGACAGGCGGCAAGTGAGACTCATCCAGGCAAGCCGACGTTATCCCGACGCTATAAACAAAAGTTAACTCAACGGTCCGCGCTCAACGACACTTTTGGCAAAAAGACATGCATATCAAGACAGGTTTGTGCGTTTGACTCGTCGATATATTACACGGAATTGACTCATTCGATGAGTTATTTTGGGTGCTCGCCGACATTGCTAGCGCCGCTAACTCAAGGAGCCTGGCTGGCTACTCCCCGCTTTGCATTCAATGGGTTACGAAACTTTGACGAGCGCGACTAGCTTAGCGCACGCTTTTATTTCTTCTGAGGAAAAATCTTCGTCAACTGAAACTCGATCTTACACACGATTTGGAATTTCGAACGTGGCGTGTTTATCACATATCGTGACGCCGCTAATAAAGCCTCGCTAACTGGGTCTCTCTTGGAGACTGTAGCAACCTCGTCGCCGTGTCAACTGCTACTTTCTCACGTGGCGTTCTCGAATGTTCGGTTGGACTATACGGTAAAATGTttagttatttttgtgtgtgcgtgtttgtaagTGGTACCTGGCGACATGAGGTAACTGGGCCAATGTTTTAACCGTCAAATCTCTTATGACCTCACTCATTTTCCCTTTCCAAAGCTAAGTGGGTGACATCACCATTTTAACCTCAACTCTACGTGGTATGGGCggttattttcttaaaatggtGGCCTGAAAAACTGCACTTCTAAATTAGCAACTTGTTTTGACACCCAGTCGTAATTATctgttcattattttattttttttagtcacttTGGTTAGCTCTAATTGGTGAATGATTTGTGTTCCTTCAGGTTCATGGGAAGCCAGTAACACTGTGTGTGAGTCAGATACCTTGTGCGACCCAGCAGTCCTCGTTGCAACCACCAACCCAGAGCCACACATCCGAAACCGCCGCCTGTCACCCGGTTCCGGCAACTGCGGAGGCGGCgggggaggaggcggcggctgcATCTCTGGAGGGGAGTCCCGGCATCTCTCCCCAGACGCGGACCCAAACGGACCGGGCCACGTGCACGCCTTGGGCAGGCAAAAGGAGCGCACGGGCCTGCAGCACAAGGGCCGCAGCCTTCGCCGAGAGGTCAGCCAGAAGGGGCTCAGCCGTTTCCCGAAGGTGAACCAGAAGGAGCGGTGGGTGGAGGACAGTCTGTTGCTGCTCAGGCCCCCACCTGCCTTCCCAGTGCAGGACAGCCCCGCCAAGCTGCAGCCGGCCGTCAGCTACGCCTCCAAGGTGAAGGCCAAAACGGCGAGTGGCATTCTGGAGGACGACCGCCCCGCCATCGGCGTTCTGCTCCAGAACCAATGGGGGCTCAGTTTCATCAGCGAGACCAGGCCCGCTTCGGAGAGCGCCAACCCTCATCCCGGCGCCGCCGGCTCTCCCGCACCTCAACCTACAGACACACAGGCACCAGTAGAAGCACCACTCGCGATCCAGTCCCCTGAAGAACCCCCCAGGCCCTTCACTACCTCCACCTCTATTGCCCCTGCTCCACACCCTGAGCTGAATGAGCACAACGGGGAGCTGCTACTCAGTTGTCGCCACCTTGTGGAGGCTCTCAACTTCCACAATAGAGGTAATGGACCCACTTTTTAATAGTAGCTATCACTTTGATTCGAGAACGACTTGTGGTTTAATTTGAACTGGAAAACCAGAGTTGATGTTTGTCGAAGTCTTTGTTTAGGAAAAATGAACATGCTTGAATTTAGTTTTGTaatgttttctgtttgtttctctgcagaatggaatgcaatctgTAACCAACAGAAACAAGGTACATTGGCTTGAATTTTAACttgatcacaataaatccaacTCCAttaaatattcatacaaaaaatgtacattttatatatatatatatatatatatatatatatatatatatatatatatatatatatatatatataattaattagaggtatcaaaattagtgcattaatttcgagttaatttaaagttcctttaacgccactaaaaaaatgtttttgtttaccgCACGCTTACTTGTTAAGTAAAAATTCCACTCGTAATGTGGTCAAaaattagcagtaatacatttattaataatgcatatatttgtggagactggggtaaatttttttttgcaattttaaaaatgtacagaatttcacaagttacttcatgttaaagattagattgctgttattatgaaaagaaaaatgcattgaactatcaccaatgtcttagaaatccaatgatgccatctagtggcagaaaaatgacctcaacacaaatcaatattacactcgttttttacagtacagtacacctttttaatttcaaatcaattttactaattattatgaaattgatgtatcaatgactaaaggatgcagccatatttctatttaactttttttttcatatttgtgaacgagtatgaaaacttataaataatttatattataaaaatttcttgtacatttagaacagatataaaatttgcgattaattgagttaactattgaagttatgcgattaattacgattaaaaaatttgTGGACTACTTTTAAAAGGGGGCTCACGTTACATTTTTCTTAGCTGTTTCTCTTCTCTTTTTAGATCCAAAAAGAGTTGTGTGGTACAAGGACTTCCAGGAGCACCCGGTCTAGCAACGCATGGAACCCCAAAGCGTATCCAGATTGACACACACGAAATCAACATGCGCCTTCATGCACATTAAGACACCGAACGACGGACAATTCTTGGAGTCCCCTCTCACGCTGCACTCAGGATGATGTCTTCATGCAAAGCCACACTGAGACACTTTGGACTAACTCCTTTTTGAGATCTTACAGCAAGCAATgaacatttgttgtttttaatcgcCTTATTAAAAGTCTGCCTTAAGTAATAAGACAGTTACCCCTTTTTTGAAAGTTGTTTTAACAAACTGTCCCATGTTAAGCGTGTGGTCAATCAAGCACTTTGTTAAAGATGAATCTTATTAGTGATGGCCATACGGTGACGTTTTTTCACCCCCTCTGCAATTCCATTTGAGGTGTGGCGTCTTATACCTGCTAAAGTTTTACTGTTGATGTCTCTTCAGTTTAGAGAGGGGTGCGTTCAAAGGCACAGTAGAATTCCCCCTTTAGCCCTGTCAGATCTTAATGCTGTCCACCCCACCCAACCCCCTGTTTGTTCTGTTTCTTGTTCGCTTCCTAATCAGGTGAATGTTGCTCAAGAATTCATAAGGGAGCTCAGTGTTCAATATGttgatttttgaaaaagaatttGGAAAAATTACACTGGAGGAGGAATGTACGTGAACAGTATTGCTTAATAAAAGTGAATAAACTTGAACTGTAGCTTTTATTGGAAATTAGTGACTGGATTAATATATTTTAACCACAATTGCAAAGGAAAACCATCAAATGAAGCAGTATACCGTGCAAGACATTTGATGTACAATAAGCCTCCCACGACTGTTCAAACACATTTTCTTGACAGGTCTCAAGTGCGCTGGAGATGAAGAGAGGCCCATTCAAGAAAAGCAAACCACTTCCTCACCACACTCGACAACTGGCTGCACTTCCCCTAAAACAACTTGATACGTGTGCAATAAATATATCAGAAGCTacctgagagaagcttttgcaaGCGTGCCTGTGGGAAGGAGTCCACGTTTTACCAAAACTGGAACATGAGTCAAACGTTCCCTTTCAGTGCCAGCTCTTTGCTCATTAGTCTCTCCATGTCACCTCCACTTCATCTGTTCTGTACCTGCAACACAAGCAATCCTCAGAAATGTAGAAAAGCAACCAagtaggactgaaatatttaaaaaaaaaaaaagtgtgcgctACCTCTGTGTGATCCACGAGTCCTCCAGCTCGGTCACTTGGCCGGATCGAAACATTTCCCAGCCCGCTTGCGCAATCATGGCGCCGTTGTCAATACAGAATCTACAGTTGTATATCAATCCAAAGTGAACTTGCATGAAATACGTTCAGGACTAGTAACGACAAACTGGTCTACCTTTCATCTGTGGCGAAAAGTTTGGCTCCTCTTTCCTTACACATGACGCCCATCATCTCCTGTAGACGCAGGTTACCTGCGAATACAACGCTcgtttaatgttcaaactttttttttttgcgcacttCCTGACGTACTTACAACCAACACCACCAACAATGAGAACCTCTTGAGAGCCGCAGTGAGCCATGGCCCGCTCTGTGATTTCCACCAGCATTGAGAACACCGTCTCCTGAAAGAACAAACCACAAATAAGTCTCgacataataaatgtactgtataatatttGATGACAATGTTTATAAGTCATTTTAACCTGTAGGGAGAAGCACAAGTCCTCTGCTGTACACTGACCGGATCCAAGCATTTTATTAGCAGCGTCCTATTATTATAATAGCATAACATGTGAATCATTTACTCAGTGTTctcttaaaaataattatttcaacCAGTGACCTCAACGTAGGACAGTATCCCAGAAAATGAGACATCCATTCCTTTCACAGTATATGGCAGCTCAACAAACTGACTGCCTCTGTATAAAAGAATTAAAACGTAAGCAACGCTAAGAActttaacaacaaaaacagtagTGTGCTATCACTTACTTCTTGGCCATCTGTTCGATGTTGTAGCCTGGACTGGGATCGTTTGAAATCTGCACAGAAAAATAATTCATGTGAAGTGAAGTACACtgaaaataaatttgacatAACACAAACCTTGATAACTCTGGCAAATCTGTCCAAACAGTTCCCAACAGCGATGTCGATGGTCTCCCCAAATATTCTGTACCGCCGCTCAGAGTATGCAATCACCTGAACAGGAGTGAACACGCAAATGTTCAGCAATTATTTGACATGAAAACATGTTGCTGCACAACAAGATCTGGCCACAAACCTGCGTATTCCCTCCGCTGACATAAAGCACGGTGGGGTTGTTGGCTTTGGTGATGAGTCGGCCCATCTCGATGTGGCCAATGCAGTGGTTGACACCGACGAGGGGTTTGCCCCACAACTGGGCCACTGTGCGAGCCACCAGAGCCACTATGACCAAGGGGGCACCCATCCCAGGACCTGATGTGAAAGAAACCAATACAAACATCAATAACAAATCAACTTTGTTCACAATGTCAACATGCTGAGCAACCTTTAGTATACGCCACACAGTCTATGTCGGAAGGTTTTAACCCTGCTTGCTCCAGAGCCTCCTTTAAGACCGTCAGTATAACAGCGCGATGATGTCTGGCTGTGTCACTGGGCTGGAAGCCTGTTTCGAGGgggggacataaaaaaaaatgtcttaatttAGTTAGTGCAGCGGTGGTCTTATAgtgccatgttaaaaaaaaaaaaaaaaaaaaaagtatcttgccTTCTCCAGGAGGTGTAATGTATGTCCGTCTAGGGTTGGAAAGTACTTCTCCATCCCTGATGATCCCAATGCCAATCTTATTGGCACTGCCCTCGAATCCAATTACAACAGTCATTGCAGCTAGAAACAAACGTAAAGGAAAATAGATGAATGGTTTGTAATGAGAATTTTAACGCTTACGCTACTGTTGTTTTGCACTTCGCTATATAACGTTGACCGGGCTAaaaggacaacaaaaaaaatactccactTTCAAGATCGCTCAACtgtatatttcatatttctgtatgcctgtaagcttcatttgttgaaaaataaatggtaaaaaaaaaagattgagtcAAAACATGAGCATACTTTACAGCTAATCACGTAGCTAATATGCTACAACGGAATGCCaagtagtttattttgtcacccAGGGAACTTACATGAATATCAACCAACAACTTGCTCACATTAAGCTCATTTGCTCTTTTATAAACTCACATTAGTCCAGTTtcggtgtttttattttaattttttttaattcacttccTCGACTCGTCCATGCGAAAATCCCGAGGACCCAAAAACTTAAGATTTGCCTGACTCCTTAatttaaacaaatgtatttacatcTTTTAAATATTCCACCCTATTTCATTGTACAGTTTATTAGTACATGAACTGGTGGTTATATATGTGCttgtatgtgtttttaaaaatataaatggaatcGTTTGTAAAAATCTCTATCAGGCACTGAGGTGGGCAAATTGGAGGAGCACGTGGGAAAAATAGCTTAATGTAGGTGTGCGCATGCGCGGGTTTGTATGTAATATGTAAAAACTACACTAATGTAAAGACTATTTCACACATACTGCAGTATAAAACATTAACCACTTTAGCATTTTCTAAAGTTACATTGGGTTTTTATTACCGTCACAATAACCACATTAGCCGCTTCTTCCGCGTTATAGTTCCTGTTACTCTGTATTGTGCGTGTTTGCATGTGGGGGAGTGACTGTCGGCGAGTGAGCTCTTGCAGCGTGTCCGGGACTTTGCATCCTGCGTAAAGTGCGAGTAAGAATATTTGCATGCTGCGAAAATCAGTATTTGTTTGCGGCCACCTCAGAGAATGCATAAAGTTTAAGCATTTGATCTCGGTGTTAGCCAATGGAAGCTAGACTGGCAGAAATCGAATGTAAATGGCTTTCTCTGCGGGAGGCCTCAAGTCGCTGTCTTTGTTACAAtgaaatgctaacttagcatgatggCTAACATGCTAATGAATTGTTAAGTTGCGATTAGTGTGTCAATGGTTGAATTTAGCAACGTGCTTCCTGGAGTATTTGCGCAACCTGCAACGAAGCGTATCAAATGTTGCTGTAAAATGGTTATAACAATGCATTTTGGATTGGCAGTTAGTATTATTACTGTTGCAATTTTCGTAATACTTGGATGTTGTTGGAAACATAATGTGCATTTCCCCCccaaagcaataaataaataaatttgcagAAATGCAGTTGCATTTGTAAAGCTTGTATTTTGCAAGCACTGCCAGAAGAAGAAAGAACAATGTTGCAAATTGCAATcgattatatatgtatatatatatatatatatatatatatattaaacgcTTTCCCCCTCCACTTTTTCCCAGCGACGCTTGTGCTGCGGCGTGTGTGTGTTGCGGGTCTGCAAAGTGTGTTTTCTGCCGTTCGAGCAAGTTCAAGCATGAAGAGAGGCAAGAAGGCAGAGGAGGCGACAGCAGAAGGGGACAATGAAGCCGCCTCAGGTTAGTAGAGGATGCACACAGCGCCCTTTTCCAAAATCCATTCTCTTACGATCATGGCCAATTTACAGAAAGTACAACAAAGAAGGCGAAGAAAACGAAGGAACCAGAAGCCCCCGTTTTGTATGAAGACCCCCCTGACAAAATAACCAGCAAAGATGGACGTGATGCCAACATGAAGATCACCTCCTGGAATGTGGATGGGCTCAGGGCTTGGGTGAAGAAGAATGGCCTTGATGTAAGAATCTAGACAGCACATGCAAAGTAAGGCTCTCCCCCAACCCTCCTTCACCTGTTGACGCTTGTGTTGGTCCCTTCTAGTGGGTGCGAGAGGAGAATCCAGATGTCCTGTGCCTGCAGGAAACTAAGTGTGCAGAGAAAGACCTGCCCGCTGACATCAAGTCCATGCCCGAGTACCCGCACAAGTACTGGTGTGTGTCGGACGACAAGGAGGGCTACAGCGGTGTGGCAATGCTGTGCAAAACGGAGCCCACCAAAGTGACATATGGCATCGGTGAGTGCTATTCGAAGAATTATGTGGATTATGGAAAAGTAGATAAGTTTgcttagctaaatgctaacaacaaGCCAAAACGAAGCACATTGTCTGAAAGGGGAAGTaagtcaaaaaagaaaaaaattatcttGACAACatgttatgtgacctcactagtttaaacatgacaATCTGATTAtgaaatttgtggaatatgagttaagcagcaaaatctagcttTATTTATCAaactcaaggggcggccatttttccacttgctgtcgactgaagatgacatcaatgttgctcaggcaacaaccaatcacagctcacataTTATCTGaagctgacctgtgattggttgttacctgagccccgagcaacattatcatcttcagtcgacagcacgtggcaaaatggccgccccttgagtttgataaatacggctggatttgtgtttacacatttttgggttagAATGAGTTAAGAGGGATTTCTTCCATCCCTCAGGTAAAGAGGAACACGACAAGGAAGGCCGCGTCATCACGGCCGAGTTCCCCACGTTCTACCTGGTGACGGCTTACGTACCCAACTCCGGCCGAGGCCTGGTGCGCTTAGATTACCGCAAGACCTGGGACGTTGATTTCCGCGCCTACTTGAGCGAGCTGGACATGCAGAAGCCCCTCGTGCTGTGCGGCGACCTCAACGTCGCCCACCAGGAGATCGACCTGAAGAACCCGAAGGGGAACAAGAAGAACGCCGGCTTCACCCCCGAGGAGCGCGAGGGCTTCGGCCAGCTGCTGGAGGCCGGTTTCGTCGACAGCTTCCGCGAGCTCTACCCCGAGCAGGCCAACGCGTACACCTTCTGGACCTACATGATGAATTCCAGGTCAAAGAACGTGGGCTGGCGGCTCGATTACTTTGTGCTGTCGTCCTCCCTGGTGTCCGCTCTGTGCGACAGCAAGATCCGCAACAAAGCTATGGGGAGCGACCACTGCCCGATTACACTGCACATTGTGGCGTAGTCTCCTTTGATGCACATTCACTAGTAGCTTAGGTGCGAAGTTTAGAAATGCCCTTTTGGCCTTTTTCTGTTTGTTAGCCGAATGCAagctatctaaaaaaaaaaattcctctttGAAGTATAATTTTAAGCTATTGAGATAAGACTAGTGTGGCCCATCTGTTCAACAGTTGTCTCAAAAAAGATGTTATGACACAAAAGCTTTGGAAACTTGTCCTGCCACCACAAAATGTGCAAagcttcaattaaaaaaaaaaaaagttttgtatttTGTCCTGCAATGTTGTATCACACTAATAAAAACCTGATTTCTAGCGCAAACATCTTGGTTATTATTGCACTGTAAaacctggaaaaaaatatatatatattcagttTCATATTCAGTTTAGTGGGGAAAATGTATGTATCCCATTGTGGAAGAAcgccaaacttaaaaaaaaaaaaaaaaaaaaaaggaaaaacagaaGTACTGTGAATATAGTACATGGTAATTTCTTCCCTcaacattaaagggatatttgactggttgagccattttcagcagtgaaaataattaatcttttgcactttattttaatgataaaCATGCCAAAATTTCACCTATGGGACGAtatgtgaagttttttttttttttttaatttgcaataACAATGCAAGTTCTACATAAGTtctacttctttctgtccccttttcatttcttttttttttaagaataaaataaaaaattgaatcgaattttaaaaaaaggggaaGTGCTGTGAATGATTTCCCCATACGTTGTGTGCATGTATATAATGTGCCCTGCAAAAATATTATGCGCACCTATAAAATTTAAAGTGGATTTTAGGTTCAacctgaaatttcacccaaaaatCTAACTTTTTTGTGAATATCATACATATGCTTCCATacattaatagggatgtaacaataacggcaatattgtgatattccgatattaaaactgccacaatacatcatcgtcgtcatgtcacgatattgaaaccagcacatctattaaaaaaagtcaagttaattttcttttgtgcagttctagcaccctctggtggctagttttatttaagtttcacaaggcatgttttggcctttacatgtttaaatttcacgctaatggtcagacgaAGGGGGACGTAATATGTTtgtgattgtaggtggtttatatgcattcctgtaatgtacaaatactacaaaaacaatatatatatatttattttatttattttttggggggggggttagtatgagctcgtttttgttttttgttttttttgttttttacaaaactGACCCTTTTTTGTATTGCTAACCTTCcctcaatatcgtgatatcatattgtgatatttggatattgttacatccctatacatTAATGAGGTAACCAAATGTTATTGAAGTTCCAGAGGAGGTTTAATAACAACCAACATGAGTTTCCTCTTTGCACAAGCCATTTTGAATTTGCCTTTCGTACGGTGGGCTCGTTCGTCTTCATGTTATCTTATGTGCCCGCTGATGCATTTTGAGGTTATAGGCCTGCTTGAATGTCTTACCGCACTCGCCACAGCAGAAGGGCTTCTCTCCGCTGTGCGTTTGCTTGTGTCGCTTCAGCCGGGAGGCGCTGAAGAAGCTCTTGTCGCACTCGCCGCAGGAGTACGGCCGCACGCCCGTGTGGTAGCGCAGGTGGATGGTCAGGTAGCACGACTGGGTGAACTTCTTGTCGCAGAACGGGCACTGGAAGGGCTTGTGGCCCGTGTGGAAGCGCTCGTGCTTGAGCAGCTCGCCGTGCGAGAAGAAGCCCTTGCCGCAGTCGGAGCAGAGGTACGGCCTCTCGCCCGAGTGCGTCAGCTCGTGTCGGATCAGCGTGGCCTTGTACACGAAACTCTTGTCGCACTGCGCGCAGCTGTAGACGTTCTCCCTCGTGTGGCAGCGCTCGTGCTTCCTCATGTTGCGCTCCCGCTTGAAGCACTTGCCGCAGAAGGAGCACATGAAGGGCATCTCCGACGAGTGGATCTTCATGTGGTTGAGCAGGCCGCCCTTGTAGAGGAAGCCCTTGCCGCACTGCGCGCACACGTGCGGCCGCTCTTTTTGGTGGATGCGCTGGTGGGTGGTGAGCGCCGTCCGGTAGGCGAAGCTCTTGCCGCACCCGCAGGCGTACGCCCGCTCTTCCAGGTGAGTGCGCAGGTGCCGGGCCAGGTAGCTGGCGCAGCCGAAGCTCAGCTCGCACTGAGGGCATTTCAGCGAAGCCCTGTCGGCGTTGGCGCCGTGCGTCTTGAGGTGCCTCACCAGCGCCGACTTCCACGCAAACTTGCGGCCGCACTCGGAGCACACGAACTGGCCGCCCTCCACATGGGCGCTCGCGTGCGCCCTCTGAGCGGCCAAGGACTTTGAGACCTGGCCGCAGATGGCGCACTCGAACCTGCATCCGGACTTGTGCGTCTGCTTGTGTCTCTCCAGAGACTGCTTGAAGGAGAAACGTCGGCCGCACTGCGAGCAGAGGAACGGCTGCTCGCCCGTGTGGATGCGCTGGTGGGATTTGAGCAAGGACAGGAACTTGAAGCGCTTGCCGCAGTCTTGGCAGTTGAAAGGACTCTCTTCAATGGCGACGGCCATCTTGTCATCCTCAGAGTCAGCACGCGGAATGTGCTGCTGTTTCTCTGCCATTGAAGCGCCATctgacacaaacacactcaATCTGtctgtatgtttcatcttaGAATAAAgatgaaacataaaatgtggaaaaagtgaatgaatgtacacaaaaaaaaaaaaaaacactcactttGATCAGCGTCATTCGTTGAGTCAGATGGTGACCAGTACGAATGCTCCAAACTGTTCAAGAGAAATCAAACAAGTATTTCAATAAGAAGTGCTTAACACATTAAGGGTTCTTAAACTTTTGGGGTCCCAATGATACTCTAAGGCTCCTAAACAGTAAACATCACTACCAGTCGTATCCTATATGACATGGAAATTTAAAAATTTCCTTTTTTGAACAGAACAAACCCACAGTAACGTTACGATAACAAatctgtaataaaaaaataaaaaaaattaaaccatGTGAAATTAAATTTGTACTTTTCCAAGATAAAATATGCCTCTAATAATGTctaaaaatgacaacttttgAAAAATCAACATTCATCAGCTTTTCCCATAAGGTATAATATTCACAAGATGATAATAAAGACAGAAGG is a genomic window containing:
- the osgep gene encoding tRNA N6-adenosine threonylcarbamoyltransferase isoform X3; protein product: MESCVFSTISQGSPLPLASLRLLVPPLQLLSASMWQTLKKQEVLNYWELADFVSLAVEMVPELLVCKHRMQLNLGLRARYILELCRSEQLLECDFILSLLDKIKQQKTSEIDVNEEEEAIMRFLELIQVLLKDPEERQQFFMEVFPSHYGPEYDMDLKSLFWEFLGRLAQLLPVPDLKQTVSWLGASILDANVHSLTEANDLKVLLQHQKHFRCLEPHVPATSMGDSILSSLSAFPTCRVPKAEEQANQPSSHIHVPTADEMTIEIIAEVEVESHEVMMGENVSLEEDGEVEQARESSTDVEGMDEKPTNDLTRTPQAVVNEEPPSVRTRISSGPHDCPDCDKKFKFASALIAHRVIHTGERPHRCSDCGRCFSFRQALKRHRNTHKTGRRYDRDISGEILPSEHKQCPQCERKFTCEPELSRHLKTHGIRLAAGEGDATRDAAELPENLTPELVNEVVSLVNVRASRRKRRPTMKIQVINLQKRMNKTKQEVITERSPVSKNFTSTCLEHSYWSPSDSTNDADQNGASMAEKQQHIPRADSEDDKMAVAIEESPFNCQDCGKRFKFLSLLKSHQRIHTGEQPFLCSQCGRRFSFKQSLERHKQTHKSGCRFECAICGQVSKSLAAQRAHASAHVEGGQFVCSECGRKFAWKSALVRHLKTHGANADRASLKCPQCELSFGCASYLARHLRTHLEERAYACGCGKSFAYRTALTTHQRIHQKERPHVCAQCGKGFLYKGGLLNHMKIHSSEMPFMCSFCGKCFKRERNMRKHERCHTRENVYSCAQCDKSFVYKATLIRHELTHSGERPYLCSDCGKGFFSHGELLKHERFHTGHKPFQCPFCDKKFTQSCYLTIHLRYHTGVRPYSCGECDKSFFSASRLKRHKQTHSGEKPFCCGECAAMTVVIGFEGSANKIGIGIIRDGEVLSNPRRTYITPPGEGFQPSDTARHHRAVILTVLKEALEQAGLKPSDIDCVAYTKGPGMGAPLVIVALVARTVAQLWGKPLVGVNHCIGHIEMGRLITKANNPTVLYVSGGNTQVIAYSERRYRIFGETIDIAVGNCLDRFARVIKISNDPSPGYNIEQMAKKGSQFVELPYTVKGMDVSFSGILSYVEDAANKMLGSGQCTAEDLCFSLQETVFSMLVEITERAMAHCGSQEVLIVGGVGCNLRLQEMMGVMCKERGAKLFATDERFCIDNGAMIAQAGWEMFRSGQVTELEDSWITQRYRTDEVEVTWRD
- the osgep gene encoding tRNA N6-adenosine threonylcarbamoyltransferase isoform X2, coding for MESCVFSTISQGSPLPLASLRLLVPPLQLLSASMWQTLKKQEVLNYWELADFVSLAVEMVPELLVCKHRMQLNLGLRARYILELCRSEQLLECDFILSLLDKIKQQKTSEIDLQVNEEEEAIMRFLELIQVLLKDPEERQQFFMVFPSHYGPEYDMDLKSLFWEFLGRLAQLLPVPDLKQTVSWLGASILDANVHSLTEANDLKVLLQHQKHFRCLEPHVPATSMGDSILSSLSAFPTCRVPKAEEQANQPSSHIHVPTADEMTIEIIAEVEVESHEVMMGENVSLEEDGEVEQARESSTDVEGMDEKPTNDLTRTPQAVVNEEPPSVRTRISSGPHDCPDCDKKFKFASALIAHRVIHTGERPHRCSDCGRCFSFRQALKRHRNTHKTGRRYDRDISGEILPSEHKQCPQCERKFTCEPELSRHLKTHGIRLAAGEGDATRDAAELPENLTPELVNEVVSLVNVRASRRKRRPTMKIQVINLQKRMNKTKQEVITERSPVSKNFTSTCLEHSYWSPSDSTNDADQNGASMAEKQQHIPRADSEDDKMAVAIEESPFNCQDCGKRFKFLSLLKSHQRIHTGEQPFLCSQCGRRFSFKQSLERHKQTHKSGCRFECAICGQVSKSLAAQRAHASAHVEGGQFVCSECGRKFAWKSALVRHLKTHGANADRASLKCPQCELSFGCASYLARHLRTHLEERAYACGCGKSFAYRTALTTHQRIHQKERPHVCAQCGKGFLYKGGLLNHMKIHSSEMPFMCSFCGKCFKRERNMRKHERCHTRENVYSCAQCDKSFVYKATLIRHELTHSGERPYLCSDCGKGFFSHGELLKHERFHTGHKPFQCPFCDKKFTQSCYLTIHLRYHTGVRPYSCGECDKSFFSASRLKRHKQTHSGEKPFCCGECAAMTVVIGFEGSANKIGIGIIRDGEVLSNPRRTYITPPGEGFQPSDTARHHRAVILTVLKEALEQAGLKPSDIDCVAYTKGPGMGAPLVIVALVARTVAQLWGKPLVGVNHCIGHIEMGRLITKANNPTVLYVSGGNTQVIAYSERRYRIFGETIDIAVGNCLDRFARVIKISNDPSPGYNIEQMAKKGSQFVELPYTVKGMDVSFSGILSYVEDAANKMLGSGQCTAEDLCFSLQETVFSMLVEITERAMAHCGSQEVLIVGGVGCNLRLQEMMGVMCKERGAKLFATDERFCIDNGAMIAQAGWEMFRSGQVTELEDSWITQRYRTDEVEVTWRD